In one Nostoc sp. KVJ3 genomic region, the following are encoded:
- a CDS encoding class A beta-lactamase-related serine hydrolase: MIFFNKDEQLENIGNGILDATWAAFPTLARNQIALTWVVYDPPVLVNTGGALTPKAFWDHPVRGFTYRGVERIYPASVVKLFYLVAVNEWLEKGMTQTSKELERALRDMIVDSSNDATSLVVDILSGTTSGPELPTGPFETWKYQRNIINRYYQSLGWEEMETINACQKTWGDGPYGRERAFVGELLENRNMLTTNAIARLLHSIVGGVAVSSTRSQAMMALLKRTLDNVSSDGEENQVTGFLGGGLPENAQIWSKAGWTSQVRHDAAYIELPNQRPYLLVVFTEGKAQAKSQAILPFVSKLVAEAISSL; the protein is encoded by the coding sequence ATGATTTTTTTCAATAAAGACGAACAACTAGAAAATATTGGTAATGGCATTTTAGATGCAACTTGGGCAGCATTTCCGACTTTAGCCCGGAATCAAATTGCTCTAACTTGGGTTGTTTACGATCCACCAGTGCTAGTAAATACTGGTGGGGCGCTTACTCCCAAAGCTTTTTGGGATCATCCAGTCCGTGGTTTTACTTATCGCGGTGTTGAGCGAATTTATCCCGCCAGTGTAGTCAAGTTATTTTACCTGGTGGCGGTAAATGAATGGCTAGAAAAAGGCATGACTCAAACCTCCAAGGAGTTGGAACGCGCCTTGCGGGATATGATTGTCGATTCTAGTAACGATGCTACTAGCTTGGTTGTGGATATTTTGAGTGGTACTACATCGGGGCCAGAATTACCAACGGGGCCTTTTGAAACCTGGAAATATCAACGTAATATCATTAACCGCTATTACCAATCATTGGGTTGGGAAGAAATGGAGACGATTAACGCCTGTCAAAAAACTTGGGGTGATGGCCCTTATGGACGGGAACGGGCATTTGTGGGAGAGTTGCTAGAAAATCGGAATATGTTGACAACAAATGCGATCGCCAGGTTACTCCATAGTATTGTAGGTGGAGTGGCGGTTTCCAGTACGCGATCGCAAGCAATGATGGCTTTACTCAAACGGACTCTGGATAATGTGTCTTCTGACGGCGAAGAAAATCAGGTGACAGGTTTCTTAGGTGGCGGACTTCCTGAAAATGCTCAAATTTGGTCAAAAGCAGGTTGGACAAGTCAAGTCCGCCATGATGCCGCATATATTGAGTTACCAAATCAGCGCCCCTACCTCTTAGTAGTATTTACTGAAGGTAAAGCTCAGGCTAAGAGTCAGGCTATCTTGCCCTTTGTTTCTAAACTAGTTGCCGAAGCGATTAGCAGTCTATAA
- a CDS encoding serine/threonine-protein kinase: MSYCLNPICPNPENLVYNQRCQSCGSQLLLRDRYQVIKPLGQGGFGATFLANDQGLPGEPSCVIKQLRPSGSAPHVLQMARELFEREAKTLGKIGNHPQVPRLLDYFEDHEQFYLVQEYISGDTLQEEVKLNGILSETGIKQFLSEILPLLQYIHEQKVIHRDIKPANLIRRTQDARMVLIDFGAVKNQVTQGAISQSGQTALTAYAIGTPGFAPPEQMAMRPVYASDIYALGVTCIFLLTSKTPKDLDYNPNTGEMMWEHLVQVSDHLSGVLRKMLEVSVRNRYQSATEVLRALEIEPYLESLAKGLLIKSDTGSKERTHNHLENSAVLCNNSSVAVTSAGVAQVAAAIRARRAKAAEAAGLHQGSAMGKSTTLANSNSNSSQAQNSKVERKLDSQGLLTAYQKGRRDFALHNLSLLNLQGADLSGTNFHSTQLQKTNLQGANLHNSDFGRASLARANLKDANLSKAYFNHADLEGADLRGADLSNAYLSNANLRGANLCGANLTSAKISDDQLALAKTNWMTIRPNGKRGLL, from the coding sequence ATGAGCTACTGCTTAAATCCTATCTGTCCCAATCCAGAAAATTTGGTATATAACCAAAGGTGTCAGTCTTGTGGCTCGCAACTACTGTTGCGCGATCGCTATCAGGTGATCAAACCATTAGGTCAAGGTGGCTTTGGAGCAACCTTCTTAGCCAACGATCAAGGCTTACCCGGAGAACCGAGTTGCGTAATCAAGCAATTACGCCCATCAGGAAGCGCCCCACACGTTTTACAGATGGCCAGAGAACTCTTTGAACGAGAAGCCAAGACTCTAGGTAAAATTGGCAATCATCCCCAAGTACCAAGATTATTAGACTATTTTGAAGATCATGAACAATTCTACTTAGTTCAAGAATACATTAGCGGTGATACCTTGCAGGAGGAGGTCAAACTTAACGGCATCTTGAGCGAAACTGGAATCAAGCAATTTTTAAGCGAGATTCTACCACTACTACAATATATTCACGAGCAAAAGGTGATCCACCGTGATATTAAGCCAGCAAACTTAATTCGCCGTACTCAAGATGCCAGAATGGTACTTATCGACTTTGGTGCCGTCAAAAACCAAGTTACCCAAGGAGCGATAAGTCAATCAGGACAAACAGCATTAACTGCTTATGCAATTGGTACTCCTGGTTTTGCACCTCCAGAACAAATGGCTATGCGTCCAGTCTATGCCAGTGATATTTATGCTCTGGGGGTGACATGCATTTTTTTACTAACTAGCAAAACTCCTAAAGATTTAGATTACAATCCCAACACTGGCGAAATGATGTGGGAGCATCTTGTGCAAGTGAGCGATCACTTGAGTGGTGTATTGCGAAAAATGTTAGAGGTGTCTGTACGTAATCGCTATCAGTCAGCGACAGAAGTTCTCAGAGCATTGGAAATAGAACCATACTTAGAAAGTTTAGCAAAGGGTTTACTGATTAAATCAGATACTGGGTCTAAAGAACGAACACACAACCATCTAGAAAATTCTGCCGTTTTATGTAACAACTCTTCTGTTGCTGTTACAAGTGCAGGAGTGGCACAGGTAGCGGCAGCAATTCGGGCGAGACGAGCCAAGGCAGCAGAAGCCGCGGGATTACACCAAGGTTCTGCGATGGGCAAATCAACTACTTTAGCTAACAGCAACAGTAATAGTTCGCAAGCTCAAAATTCTAAAGTTGAGCGTAAGTTAGATAGCCAAGGTTTGTTGACTGCCTATCAAAAGGGAAGACGAGATTTTGCTCTCCACAATTTAAGTTTGCTGAACCTGCAAGGTGCTGACTTATCAGGAACAAATTTCCATTCCACACAATTACAAAAAACCAATCTCCAGGGAGCTAATCTTCACAATAGTGACTTTGGCAGAGCCAGTCTCGCTAGAGCAAATCTTAAGGATGCTAATTTGAGCAAAGCATACTTTAATCATGCTGATTTAGAAGGGGCAGACCTGCGAGGTGCAGACCTCAGCAATGCTTATCTCAGCAATGCTAACCTCCGAGGAGCTAATTTGTGTGGTGCTAACCTCACCAGTGCCAAAATTTCTGACGATCAGTTAGCACTAGCAAAAACAAATTGGATGACTATCCGCCCTAATGGTAAGCGAGGTTTATTGTAA
- a CDS encoding phytoene/squalene synthase family protein: MNLRRDALQILKETSRTFYIPISILPPGLQEAVASAYLCMRAIDEIEDHPELDNVTKAKLLRTISLTLQAGVDGFAVDAFFAGFSGYENTLEEVTVRIREWSLLAPETIAPRIWDATAAMADRMAYWAERNWKIYTESDLDRYTFGVAGAVGLLLSDLWTWYDGTQTNRTQAIGFGRGLQAVNILRNHTEDLGRGVDFFPEGWSAANMQEYARRNLTLAEAYTKDLPTGPALDFCQIPLTLANGTLDALANGKEKLSRSDVFALIEQLISVNMKAS, encoded by the coding sequence ATGAATTTACGTAGAGATGCATTGCAAATCCTCAAAGAAACTAGCCGAACATTTTATATCCCAATTAGTATCTTACCGCCAGGATTGCAAGAAGCAGTAGCATCAGCATATTTGTGTATGCGTGCTATTGATGAAATTGAAGATCATCCTGAACTAGATAATGTTACTAAAGCAAAGCTGTTAAGAACGATTAGCCTGACATTACAGGCAGGAGTTGATGGCTTTGCAGTAGATGCTTTCTTCGCAGGATTTAGTGGGTATGAGAATACCTTAGAAGAAGTCACTGTGAGGATTAGAGAATGGTCGCTGCTAGCACCAGAAACCATTGCACCTCGTATTTGGGATGCGACTGCTGCAATGGCAGACCGAATGGCTTACTGGGCAGAAAGAAACTGGAAAATTTATACAGAATCTGATTTGGATCGATATACCTTTGGGGTTGCAGGTGCAGTGGGATTATTACTTTCGGACTTATGGACTTGGTACGATGGAACGCAAACGAACCGTACCCAGGCAATTGGGTTTGGTCGGGGTTTACAAGCAGTTAATATCCTGCGTAACCATACTGAAGACTTGGGGCGTGGGGTAGACTTTTTCCCGGAGGGTTGGAGTGCAGCAAATATGCAAGAGTATGCGCGACGCAACCTAACCCTGGCTGAAGCTTATACCAAAGACCTTCCTACCGGTCCAGCTTTAGATTTTTGCCAAATTCCCTTAACCTTGGCTAATGGCACTCTTGATGCCCTTGCTAATGGTAAAGAGAAACTCAGCCGCAGTGATGTCTTTGCACTGATCGAACAACTGATTAGTGTGAACATGAAAGCCAGTTAA
- a CDS encoding TlyA family RNA methyltransferase translates to MAKQRLDTLLVELNLCSSRALAQRLIQAGEVTVNQQLVDKPGTEVDITAQINIKERSPFVSRGGEKLSKALSVFAIPVAERICLDGGISTGGFTDCLLQGGAKQVYGIDVGYGQVDWRLRNDSRVILRERTNLRQLQPDELYGENDQIPDLAVVDVSFISLTKILPALWQLTQANREAVLLVKPQFEVGRSRVGKKGVVRDPNDQADAIFQVLQAAHGLGWKYKGLTWSPITGPAGNIEYLLWLAMESETQSPYLEVIKQITQSAISDLRKS, encoded by the coding sequence TTGGCTAAACAGCGACTCGACACACTATTAGTAGAGCTAAATTTATGTTCTTCTCGGGCCTTAGCACAACGGTTAATTCAGGCGGGGGAAGTAACTGTTAATCAGCAGTTAGTTGATAAACCTGGTACAGAAGTTGATATTACGGCTCAAATAAATATTAAGGAGCGATCGCCTTTTGTTTCTAGAGGTGGTGAAAAACTTTCTAAAGCTTTGTCAGTATTTGCCATTCCTGTAGCAGAGCGCATTTGTCTGGATGGTGGAATTTCTACTGGTGGTTTTACTGATTGTCTCTTACAAGGTGGAGCAAAACAAGTTTACGGTATTGATGTCGGTTACGGGCAAGTTGATTGGCGGTTGCGAAATGATTCGCGGGTGATTTTGCGGGAACGCACCAATTTACGGCAACTACAACCAGATGAGTTATATGGTGAGAATGACCAGATTCCTGATTTGGCGGTGGTTGATGTATCATTTATTTCTTTAACCAAGATTCTACCTGCTTTGTGGCAACTAACTCAAGCTAATCGAGAAGCTGTATTGTTAGTCAAGCCACAGTTTGAAGTTGGTAGATCCCGTGTGGGTAAAAAAGGCGTTGTGCGAGATCCAAACGACCAAGCTGATGCTATTTTCCAAGTTTTGCAAGCAGCCCACGGATTAGGATGGAAATACAAAGGCTTAACTTGGTCGCCGATCACAGGCCCGGCTGGGAATATCGAATATCTTTTGTGGTTGGCAATGGAAAGTGAAACACAATCACCTTATTTAGAGGTAATTAAGCAAATCACGCAATCAGCGATAAGTGATTTACGGAAAAGTTAA
- a CDS encoding Calvin cycle protein CP12 translates to MTTTLKSFETTGAANLQEAITEAINEARATCELDGSNSAGCAVAWDIVEELQAEKAHQQQGKPHKTSLENYCDRHPASVECLIYDV, encoded by the coding sequence ATGACAACTACCCTCAAATCATTTGAAACTACTGGCGCGGCAAATCTTCAAGAAGCTATTACTGAAGCCATTAATGAAGCTCGTGCAACTTGTGAGCTAGACGGCAGTAATTCTGCTGGTTGTGCCGTAGCCTGGGACATTGTGGAAGAATTGCAAGCCGAAAAAGCTCATCAACAGCAAGGAAAACCACATAAAACCTCTTTGGAGAATTATTGCGATCGCCATCCAGCTTCCGTAGAATGTCTTATCTACGACGTTTAA
- a CDS encoding DUF697 domain-containing protein, whose protein sequence is MSSSRNLQETHLNRARASLRQALSWYGYLRKSGQLSFNPELAGLLKPELEALNSTLNKLDSNVIRIAAFGLVSRGKSAVLNALLGDKILQTGPLNGVTQWPRSVRWQSGGKVLVELIDTPGLDEIEGESRADMAREVVHQADLILFVVSGDITRTEYQALLELRRSQKPLILVFNKIDLYPDTDQGAIYQNLQQLGAGNPHAKPLLPDEIVMVAAEPAPMEVRVEWPDGRVSYEWETPPPQVDELKETILNILNREGRSLLALNALIQARDAEAAIAQKTIDFREQQAEEMIWQFTKYKALAVMLNPIAFLDILGGTVADLALIRALARLYGLPMTSYEAGKILKTILFSSGGLLLGELGSSFLLGLSKTTAAITSGDNPSNITAFAGSAIAQAGIAGYGAYSVGKAAQVYLEKGCTWGQLGASSVIQEILSQVDQNTILYRLRQELGIKY, encoded by the coding sequence ATGTCAAGTTCGCGTAATCTGCAAGAAACTCATTTAAATCGCGCCCGCGCCAGTCTCAGACAAGCGCTGTCTTGGTATGGATATCTTCGTAAGTCAGGACAGTTGTCATTTAACCCGGAATTGGCGGGTTTGTTGAAACCGGAATTGGAAGCTTTAAATTCCACACTCAACAAGCTGGATTCTAATGTGATTAGAATTGCTGCCTTTGGTTTGGTGAGTCGGGGAAAGTCAGCAGTTTTAAATGCTTTGCTGGGAGATAAGATTCTGCAAACTGGGCCTCTGAACGGTGTCACTCAATGGCCTCGTTCGGTGCGATGGCAGTCAGGAGGTAAAGTCCTCGTAGAGTTAATTGATACCCCCGGATTAGATGAAATTGAGGGTGAGTCACGGGCGGATATGGCCCGAGAAGTTGTGCATCAGGCGGATTTGATTTTGTTTGTCGTGTCTGGTGATATTACACGCACTGAGTATCAAGCACTGTTGGAGTTAAGGCGATCGCAAAAACCCCTGATTTTAGTATTTAACAAAATAGACCTTTACCCAGATACAGACCAGGGAGCGATTTACCAAAATTTACAACAATTGGGTGCGGGGAATCCTCACGCAAAGCCGTTATTACCTGATGAAATTGTCATGGTGGCAGCAGAACCAGCACCAATGGAAGTGCGGGTTGAATGGCCTGATGGGCGTGTCAGTTATGAATGGGAGACACCACCCCCGCAAGTAGACGAACTCAAAGAGACAATTCTGAATATTCTCAATCGGGAAGGGCGATCACTTCTGGCTTTAAATGCACTGATTCAAGCACGAGATGCAGAAGCCGCGATCGCTCAAAAAACCATCGATTTCCGCGAACAACAAGCTGAAGAGATGATTTGGCAATTTACCAAATACAAAGCTTTGGCAGTAATGCTCAATCCCATCGCCTTCTTAGACATCCTGGGCGGAACTGTTGCTGATTTAGCTTTAATTCGCGCTTTAGCTAGATTATATGGTTTACCAATGACTAGCTATGAAGCCGGGAAAATTTTAAAAACGATTTTATTTAGTTCTGGTGGCTTGCTACTGGGAGAATTAGGTAGTAGTTTTCTTCTGGGTTTAAGTAAAACTACTGCGGCAATAACCAGTGGTGATAATCCTAGTAATATTACTGCTTTTGCTGGCAGTGCGATCGCTCAAGCTGGTATCGCTGGCTATGGGGCATACTCCGTTGGCAAAGCCGCCCAAGTCTATCTCGAAAAAGGCTGCACTTGGGGACAGTTGGGTGCTAGCAGCGTCATTCAAGAAATTCTCTCTCAAGTTGACCAAAATACAATTCTGTATCGTCTGCGACAAGAGTTAGGCATAAAATATTGA
- a CDS encoding FHA domain-containing protein — MANFAQTEIERRLTLYQVFLKLYEHDSSLLDEILQLENLSQLLLRKMKLCYVHGVVDTAAVYLMTNLCDNQTQSLRQPQQIWTIGRNHNSGICIANNYMSRRHAAIQYIDDQGFYFIDFNSTNGSFVNGDRAFGPIKLKDGDRIRLGNMTFDFFVNYKSRVLPTVAMELLMQLVHHKNNNQVEILASSHDKQKSIAGKADDNLEIFRDSRLFEKFEHHYDNFSSEQKSEILDRFFSRQIP; from the coding sequence ATGGCTAACTTTGCACAAACAGAAATAGAACGGAGATTAACTTTATATCAGGTATTCCTCAAGTTGTATGAACACGACAGCAGTCTTCTAGATGAAATTCTTCAACTAGAAAACCTATCTCAACTGTTGTTGAGAAAGATGAAGTTATGTTACGTACATGGTGTAGTGGATACTGCTGCCGTTTATTTGATGACTAACTTGTGTGATAACCAGACTCAAAGTTTACGACAGCCACAACAGATATGGACAATAGGTCGTAATCACAACAGTGGTATTTGCATTGCTAATAATTATATGTCTCGTCGTCACGCGGCTATTCAATATATTGACGATCAAGGCTTCTACTTTATAGACTTCAACAGTACTAATGGCTCCTTTGTGAATGGCGATCGCGCTTTTGGGCCAATCAAGCTGAAAGATGGCGATCGCATCCGTCTAGGCAATATGACTTTTGATTTTTTCGTAAATTACAAGTCCCGCGTTTTGCCAACTGTAGCAATGGAGTTATTGATGCAGCTTGTGCATCACAAGAATAACAATCAAGTAGAAATACTTGCTTCTTCACATGATAAACAAAAATCTATAGCGGGAAAAGCGGATGATAATTTAGAGATTTTCAGAGATTCTCGGCTATTTGAGAAGTTTGAACATCATTATGACAACTTTAGTTCAGAACAGAAATCAGAAATTTTAGACCGCTTTTTTAGCAGACAAATCCCATAA
- a CDS encoding glycosyltransferase family 2 protein, whose amino-acid sequence MRSGLVEQGVSEVNGAISAIVPDVSVVVPIHDEVESLPLLLEAIASTLSSSQVNYEIICVDDGSTDGSGDFLKKEAQSRTDLKAVILRRNYGQTAAMAAGFHYAVGKAIVTLDADLQNDPADIPMLLAKLDEGYDLVSGWRQKRQDGAVNRLLPSKIANWLIRHTTSVNIHDYGCSLKAYRAELLADMNLYGELHRFLPALAYIEGARITEIPVRHHARRFGRSKYGIWRTFRVLMDLLTILFMKRFLTRPMHVFGLLGLISMFSGAAIGIYLTFVKLALGEMIGNRPLLILAVLLLVTGVQLFCFGLLAELLMRTYHESQGRPIYRVREVVGKNVK is encoded by the coding sequence ATGAGGAGTGGGTTGGTTGAGCAAGGGGTGAGCGAGGTAAATGGGGCGATTTCCGCAATTGTCCCAGATGTTTCGGTAGTGGTACCGATACATGATGAAGTGGAAAGTTTGCCGCTTTTATTAGAGGCGATCGCATCTACTTTATCCTCTAGTCAGGTAAATTATGAAATTATTTGTGTGGATGATGGTTCTACCGATGGTTCCGGGGATTTTCTGAAAAAAGAGGCGCAAAGCCGCACTGATTTAAAGGCGGTGATTTTGCGTCGCAACTATGGACAAACTGCGGCGATGGCTGCTGGGTTTCATTATGCAGTCGGGAAAGCGATTGTCACTTTAGATGCCGATCTTCAAAACGATCCGGCTGATATCCCCATGTTATTAGCAAAGCTGGATGAGGGTTACGATTTGGTGAGTGGTTGGCGACAAAAACGCCAAGATGGTGCTGTAAATCGGTTACTTCCTTCCAAAATTGCCAATTGGCTAATTCGCCACACCACTAGCGTCAATATTCATGACTATGGTTGTTCGTTGAAAGCCTATCGTGCAGAACTGTTGGCAGATATGAATCTCTACGGGGAATTACACCGATTTTTACCTGCTTTGGCCTATATTGAAGGAGCTAGAATTACTGAAATACCCGTGCGTCATCACGCCCGTCGTTTTGGTCGCAGTAAGTATGGCATTTGGCGGACATTCCGGGTGTTGATGGATTTGTTAACTATTCTGTTTATGAAAAGGTTTCTCACCCGCCCGATGCACGTTTTTGGGCTGTTGGGCTTAATTTCAATGTTTTCGGGCGCAGCGATCGGAATTTACTTGACTTTTGTCAAGTTGGCTTTAGGTGAAATGATTGGCAATCGCCCTCTGCTAATTTTAGCAGTTCTCTTGCTAGTAACTGGAGTGCAGTTATTTTGCTTCGGTCTTTTGGCAGAATTGCTTATGCGTACATACCATGAATCCCAAGGACGGCCTATCTATCGCGTGCGAGAGGTAGTAGGAAAAAATGTTAAATAG
- the recA gene encoding recombinase RecA — translation MAINTDTSGKQKALTMVLNQIERSFGKGAIMRLGDATRMRVETISSGALTLDLALGGGLPKGRVIEIYGPESSGKTTVALHALAEVQRNGGIAAFVDAEHALDPTYAAALGVDIDNLLISQPDTGESALEIVDQLVRSAAVDIVVIDSVAALVPRAEIEGDMGDIHVGLQARLMSQALRKITGNIGKSGCTVIFINQLRQKIGVTYGSPETTTGGNALKFYASVRLDIRRIQTLKKGTDEFGNRVKVKVAKNKVAPPFRIAEFDIIFGKGISTLGCIVDLAEETSIIVRKGAWYSYNGDNISQGRDNAIKYLEEKPEFAEEIKKLVREKLDKGAVVSANSVAKASEEDEEEDVDLEPEE, via the coding sequence ATGGCTATCAACACCGATACTTCCGGCAAGCAAAAAGCGCTGACAATGGTGCTAAACCAGATTGAGCGCAGCTTTGGTAAAGGGGCAATCATGCGCCTGGGGGACGCTACCCGGATGCGGGTGGAAACAATTTCTAGTGGAGCGCTTACCCTAGATTTAGCATTGGGTGGTGGTTTACCCAAGGGACGGGTAATTGAAATTTATGGGCCGGAAAGTTCTGGTAAAACTACAGTAGCGCTACATGCGCTCGCCGAAGTACAAAGAAATGGCGGTATTGCTGCCTTTGTTGATGCTGAACACGCCCTTGATCCTACTTATGCTGCGGCATTGGGTGTAGATATTGACAATTTGCTGATTTCCCAACCTGATACTGGCGAATCAGCTTTGGAAATTGTCGATCAGCTTGTTCGCTCTGCTGCGGTTGATATTGTAGTCATTGACTCAGTCGCAGCACTGGTTCCCCGTGCTGAAATTGAAGGGGATATGGGTGATATTCACGTTGGTTTGCAAGCGCGGTTGATGAGCCAAGCCCTGCGTAAAATTACGGGTAACATTGGTAAATCTGGTTGTACAGTAATTTTCATTAACCAGTTGCGGCAAAAAATCGGTGTTACCTACGGTAGCCCAGAAACTACAACTGGAGGTAATGCATTGAAGTTTTACGCTTCGGTGCGCTTGGATATTCGTCGAATTCAAACCTTGAAGAAAGGTACAGATGAATTTGGTAATCGCGTTAAAGTCAAAGTCGCCAAAAATAAAGTAGCGCCGCCCTTCAGAATCGCGGAATTCGATATTATTTTTGGTAAAGGGATTTCTACCTTGGGTTGTATTGTAGACTTGGCAGAAGAAACTTCCATTATTGTCCGCAAGGGGGCTTGGTATAGTTACAATGGCGATAATATCTCCCAAGGACGAGACAACGCCATTAAGTATCTAGAAGAAAAGCCTGAATTTGCTGAGGAAATTAAGAAACTGGTACGTGAAAAGCTCGATAAAGGCGCTGTTGTTTCTGCTAACTCTGTAGCTAAAGCCAGTGAAGAAGATGAAGAGGAAGATGTAGATTTAGAGCCAGAAGAGTAA
- a CDS encoding C40 family peptidase: protein MSFNLKSKIQNLTSGEYQCIADLNLYDSPECMCLATQAVSGRHLWVTSNHQNLAVEVYLCEDDYPGWVSLSDFDALQPATVAYQAATFSESEIKKLLAEVIAFTQKAMQQSNYYLWGGTVGPNYDCSGLMQAAFASVGIWLPRDAYQQEGFTQPITIGELVAGDLVFFGTSEKATHVGLYLADGCYIHSSGKDRGRDGIGIDVLSELGDGVSQSYYQQLRGAGRVFKSYEPQRR, encoded by the coding sequence ATGTCCTTTAATCTAAAATCCAAAATCCAAAATCTAACATCAGGGGAGTATCAGTGTATCGCTGACCTTAATTTATATGATTCTCCTGAATGTATGTGTTTAGCAACTCAAGCTGTATCTGGAAGACATTTGTGGGTAACATCAAATCATCAAAATTTAGCGGTTGAGGTGTATTTGTGTGAAGATGACTATCCAGGATGGGTATCACTTTCAGATTTTGATGCATTACAACCTGCTACTGTAGCTTATCAGGCTGCAACCTTTTCTGAATCTGAGATTAAAAAACTTTTAGCAGAGGTCATTGCCTTTACCCAAAAAGCGATGCAACAATCCAATTATTACCTTTGGGGTGGTACAGTTGGGCCAAATTATGACTGTTCTGGGTTGATGCAAGCCGCGTTTGCTTCGGTGGGAATTTGGCTACCTAGAGATGCCTATCAACAGGAAGGATTCACCCAACCAATTACTATTGGAGAATTAGTTGCCGGGGATTTGGTATTTTTTGGAACTAGCGAAAAAGCAACTCATGTCGGACTTTATTTGGCGGATGGTTGTTACATTCATAGTTCTGGGAAAGATCGGGGACGAGATGGGATTGGGATTGATGTTCTCTCGGAACTGGGAGATGGGGTTAGTCAGTCCTATTATCAGCAGCTGCGAGGGGCTGGTAGGGTTTTTAAGAGTTACGAACCACAGAGACGCTGA